From Bactrocera oleae isolate idBacOlea1 chromosome 4, idBacOlea1, whole genome shotgun sequence:
CAATTCATTTCGAATCCATTGTGTCATTCAAAAGCTATAGAAAGTCATCAAACAAAACGATTTACACGAAATTAGATTGCCAGGAAAACTGCTACAACTGTCAGTTGATGAGTAGTCAGTACAATGAGTACTACATATTTACTTAGACGTAGTGGAGCATAAGCAAATACTTCGCATAGGAAAATCCCCGAAAATGGCGAAACAAGAATGCCGTGTGCTGACTACACAATGAAATTCGTATTTAATTGCACCTTGAAGAGCAATTAATATCACACAAAAgcggtatttgttgttgttgttgcttttactatcgttgttgttgtggatgATGGGCTAACAGCAGATAGGTAGGGGAAAAAGAGACACGGATGAATTGTCGAAAGACATCATCAATTCACGAGTGCTTAGCAAACGCTgctgccacacacacatatacacacatcgTTGCACAAACACACGTATATATAGGgatcaacacacatacatggaTTCAACAGCCATATATGCAAAAGCTTcatgaaattacaaaatttctttGCTTTGCCTACCCaaatgagtgtgtgtatgtgtgtgcgcaaaGGTGAATTCCCAATGGCGTTGCCAACTGCAGTTGCAGCGCTcatacaaataaacaacaattaCTTGCTCGTAATATATGCGATGGAGGTCACACACGAGGCAGCCAACGggcaaacaaacatacatacatacacatccaTGCAGATATTCAACCATgtttacaagtacatacatatacatatataaatatatacatatgtttgcatgGAGAATCAGCGAAAATGCAGCTGACAGCTAGTCAGCAGCAGAGCGAAATTTGGCGTTGGCGTTGGCTTATGTTGTTGTGGTTTGAGAGATGTTGTCATTTGCCGCGAGCAGTAGGACGACTGTGGTCAATGAACCGTAGCAAAATCATATGTAAAGGTTAGTTGAGTAAGGTGAGCCTACAGAGGGTGGATAGTTGGGCGGTAAGGATACAGCGAAAAATATGACTGAGTCATCGCCAAAAATCACTAAGCTCTTTGATTGGTTATTCTGAGCGCCATGCAATGTAAGTTTCTTGCTTGCAACCAACTAAGTGAAGCTCGTGGGTTTCCTACCAAAGTATTTTTATTAGACAGTCATAAAGATACAAGAGCAGGCAAATCTTATTTCTGTCGCTGAAATATAGGCAGTGTAGTCACatgtattagaaaaaaatatagccAATTTTGTATCTAGATGTTGAGAGATCAATTGAAACATATCCCCGATAAAACTAGAAATGGGGCTcttagaaagaaaaataaatacacaccTGTAATGAAAAGGGAAATTTATATGGAccggttgcaccgaagttataataccgttcccaaataaaaaagtttctgtacaaaaatttaattttcatcattcagtttgtatggcagctatatgctacatgTGTCCGATATCGGCACTTCCGACAGCAGctacttggggagaaaaggtcgTGCgagaaatttcagatcggtatcttAAAAACTAAGTGATTAgtgcgcgtatatacagacagatagacttAGTCAAATCAATTCAGCTTGTCACATTGATCgtttatataacttaataatttAGATTCAGTTTTTGACTGACCTTACCTAAATGACTAGAAATACTTAGAACAGAAATATAGAATTGTTCTATGTCGAAAGTGGCTTGATCTTGCTTGTGAGGTATTCCACAAATGTACAAGCACGATATTCCTTGGAATGACCCgagttatacatatgtttttaagtTTTACATATTGTCGAATTGTTAAGATCTTCATATAGATTTTATTGTTCCATATAAACTACTAATAAGAAGTGAACTGCTTCAAAGCAAGGTATGTTGGCcttaaaataaagtttgatTGAAAGcactcacaaaatttttttactttcgggGGCACAAATGGGTGTTCAGTGATGAGGTTCAGCTTTTATTTGAATGAATGGGTACGCAAAGAATTCTCAATAATTCCATCAAAAAGGCACTCAAAACTGTATACATGattcttattaaaaaatgtgaGCCTTGGGTAATCGAAGGTATTTgattcttatttttattgtttgtactCACCTCAGTGCAAAATTCGCAGCCGCATTGCTGCAACGTGGTGGCCTCCTCCTTTGTTTCGACATCTACCAAACACAGTTTGCATGTGAAGGGTTCGAAACGTTTCAACGGTACTGCTGCCGGGACTACATAGTGTCTGCCGTCGAAAACGTCCGTTGTACATTTGCCCGCAGATGAAATTTTTATCGTCAAAGCAGCATCATCGTCATCCGCAACGCCTGTACAGCGTCCGCTAGCATCGCGTGCCATTGTTGTCTTTGACATCGCCAGTAGGGAGGTTATGGTGAATGGATATGTTTGCGATGTTGGCGGCAATGCGTAGGTGGGTGCAGGCGTGGTGGCCGATGAGCAGGAAGCGGAGGTGCATGGTGTGCCAGCCGACGATGCGACCGATGTCGGCGAGGTTGGCGATGAGGGCAGATCGACGAGTATGCCTGaggtgttgctgttgctgttgctagtGTTGGCCGTGTACGGAGACATTGCTAACGGTGCTTGCGGGGCGTTGGCGGTGGGTGTGATTACTAGTGTATCTGGTGCGATTACGCAGGCTGCAACTGACGCGcaagctgttgctgctgctacgGGCGTTGTAGGTGTGCTAGCATGCGGCGATGTGATGCTTGAGGTGAGCGTAGCCGTGGTCATATTGGACGGCGGTGTGATGCTGCTCGCGCTGTGCGTACTTGGCGCATCGGCCGAGCTTTTACGGGAACAATTACCACTGCTGCTGTTGCCGGCACCGCTGCCACCGGCATTGTGCTCGACGACAGTGGTATCAGCATTGCGATTACTacttaatacaatataattactACTATTTAACTGACTACTGCTTACGTTGCTAATTTTACGTTCGcgctgttgttgatgttgttgtgaAGAGTGCGGCGGTGGCTTGTAATCAAGCGTCGCTGCCAGCGCTTGCAGCTGTTGTTGTGAAGCAGATGTGGGCATTTGCGTGGCAGTAGCCGGTGCGAAAGCGCCAGCAATGCCTGCATTCGCCGCCACATTGAGTGAATAGCGCGATCCTGAAGCGGCCAGCGACAGTAAACTTGAACATCGCGAGCATGTTGCTGCGGCATTTATGCTCGTAACGCTGTTTCGTAGCCGATTTAATGGGCGTATTTGTTCCACGCCACTTGCACTGAAGATGCCGCTACCAGTGGTGTGTGTGCGCCGCATGCCGTTGCTGCTGCCGCacgcaccaccaccaccaccggcGCTACAACTATTGTGCCGCGCCACACCACCACCGCCATTACTACCGCTACCATTGTTTCTGCCGCTAGCGCCCACATGTGCCGCCGCGCTGCCACCGAATATTGGTGAGCACAATGAGTTAGTTTGCCGTGTTAGCGCCAATACAGTCTCACACTTGCGCAGGCCGCGGTACTGCACTATCGAGTGCGACTTCTCGTGGTACAAACTAGCCGCGCTGCCCTCACGCCGCATGATATTCCACAATTTCTGTTGCACTACATTCAGTGATGATGTGCTGCCCTGCATTGCACCATTCACGGCTACCTTATCGCCAGCACAATCACTCTTTCGCTGCTCCTGCGCCGCTGCCAACTGTTGCTTATATTGACGCCCGCGTTGCGTAGTATCACGCAATAGCACCATGTTCTGCTCCGAAGGCGTTCGCGTAATCTTTATCTCCGGCGATGAGGGCATAGGCTGTTCCGAGACAATATTTTCTGCGCGATAATTCATGACGTCAACATTGCCACCGTTAATCGAGTTGCCGCTATTGCTGCGCGCGTTGGACGACTTGCGTCCCACCAGCGATTTCAGAAAGTTCTCTAAGCGCCTGCGTGGCGGCAACGTGCCACTCAGCGAGTTCGCCAGCCCAACATCGCTTTCAAATCCGTTCATCGGTACTGTTGTTTGCTCTGTGTAGCCGCTCTCGCCACCGGACATCTCGGCCTGCATAACGGCATTATGTGCGTTCGACAGCGGTAATGTTGAAGGTGCTTGTGGTCCGCCACCATTTTTACGTCTCGCCAGGCCTGAGTTCTTCGTTTCGTATTTGGCGTTGCGTGCAACTGCGATGCCACTTCCAACGCCGATACCGCCACCAACAGCACTGATGCCGATGTCGTCTTTGCCCGCATGGGCGTGGCTGTTGGCCTGCGCATGCAGCTGCGCCTGTATGTTGACTTGGTTGCGCGTCTCTAGCAGCGCAACGGTCTCATTGTCGGCCGCCGTCGAAGAGTTGTGTGAGGACCGTTGCTGTTGATAGTGGTTGAGGTGTTGTTTCTTTGTGTTGGCCAGGTTGTGGATTGGCGAAGAATCCTACGTGTTTGGAACAAAgcagaaaaaaagttttaattttgacataaagttgtataaatttcactgttgtttatttataattttttctaaatttttgtttttattttctcttcttTGAAGTTTAATCTCGAAATACAGTGTTAGAAAAATTATGTGCTTCTGgcaaaagttttaacaattccTAGTCTAAGCCTCCCGAGAATATTATAGGACATTAGGAATACATCCTTAGTCTACATTAATAGATGTAGACAATATCTCCTCTGGGTGGGCGACATCTGTTCTTCCTGAGTAGAGCCTCATAAGATTTCCCGTAGAGAGTTCAAAACCTTAACATATATTTCATCAAGCGACATCTAAATTTCAGCACTATAAACCGTTTAGCTTCATTATACGTTGATTGGATTCGCTTTCCCTAGACTTCACGCAATTGACGACAGAGTGAGGAGATTATATTCACTTCTCAAAACTCAGAAATGCGCTCATTTGTGAGGTGAAGTTTAATTTGTAGCGATAAATATATCGTATTATGATTTGTTTGTTGAGACTCTATGTTGCATCGAGGCATTATGGGAAAATAGGTATATCAACCGTCGATGGTCCTTGAAATCTAAACCTTTAAGAGAATCAGACCAGCAGTTCAAAAGATTAGACTCTTAACTTACCAATAATTGTCTTTCTCTTTCTATGAGGTCATAGAAACTTCTGACATCTAATCTCCATTAATAATGTACTAGATACTATATTTGGAAATTGAGTAGCCGATATAAGACAAACAAAATCGGCAAACATTTTTACCCGAGCTCTCAGGGAGTCTACTGTCTTTCAAGGTGTTTAAGAATCTTCTCAGTAATGatgtttaaaacaaataattatataatggtcagccatatatacatatatataacatatatacatatatgcatatcccTCCGCACTACTTACCCTAGAATCTTGTTCCAGTTCCTCCTCGAGTGCAGTGTAAACCGGGGCGTACCAAGAGTACGCGTGTTGCTTGCGCGTTGTTGCAGCCGTGTTTGTGTTAATTTGaccagtttgttgttgttgttcttctcCTTTTGGCACTGCAGCGTTTATTGCAGCGCTCGGCTGATGATGTTTATGCAAAACAGCACCAACGCTCTTGCtcccgccgccgccgccgccgccgctgtTGGCGCTGGGCGCTCTGACACCCTTGCCCGTTGCGTTGCTGCAGTAGTTGTTGTTCGCGCTACAGCACGTGGATGTGGTTACcagattgttgttgtaatttaattgTAAACTACGGCGTTGctgctgcagctgttgttgGTGTGGCTGATGTTGCTGATATGAGGCGGGTAGATGCTTAACGGGTTTGCGCGTGGCGTATTCGTTAGCCGAGCGCAAACTCAGACTTTGATGTagatgatgttgttgttgttgttgtttgggtTGATTGCGTTTCGTCTGCTTCgactgctgttgtttttgttgcgttGCGCAATTATTATTCGTATTGGCAGCTTGGTAAGGTGCCACAGACGCAGTACGTTGCGGCAACAGATCTTTCTTCGTGAATATCAATGAGGCACTACTCTTCGGCAGACGTATAGAGCGCTGCTTATCCACAACTGTGGCCTCGATGTTCGTTAGCAACGGTTCGGTCTCGGAGAGCGGCAAATTTATAACACAATCGTTCTGATTGTGCGACGGTGAGTCTGCGGCTGGAAAGTTGATTATGAAATGCTCGGCCGCGTCGTCGAATGCATGCGCGTTGTTGGCGCGCGTGTAGGAGTTCGAGAAAGGCGCAGCACTAATGCCGCCTATCGAACCGTCCTCGCTCGACGAGGAGCGCGAATATTGGCTGGCGTAGGAGGTGCGATGCGTTGGCACTGGTGCCACACTGGCTGCGGATGCGCGTCGATATGGCGGTGGCACATCTGCTAAAGACCGTTGTGGCAAATACGCCGACACGCTACCTTGCAACGGATAGATTGGCTCATGTGGCGGAGAAGTGCTCAAGTCCAGCAATTGTATGCAATCAAGACTGGCGCCCTGCGGTTGGCGCTGCGCTTGTGGCTGCGCGTGTTGGCGTTGCAATAATTGCTCCTGCCTAGACTTCTCATCGACTACGGGCAGCTTAATGGACGCTGCAGCGCATGTTGCGGAACTTCGGCGCACATTTAAATTCACTGCTTCTTTCGATGAcgctgttgttgtggttgcaACAAAATTCAACGGTTTATCAACTGTGAACTCGTGTTGTTCAAAGTAGTATTTGTTGCGCGCTAGTTGCGCTGTCGCCGCCGCTGTTGTATCGTAACTGGACTGGTTGAGTAGTGTCAGTGGCGTGGTTTGcggttgttgttggtattgcaGTTGTAGCTGTAGCTGCTGCGGCTGTTGTTGTCGCAAGTGTAGTGGAAGCTGCTGTAGCTGTGctacgttttgttgttgttgctgctgttgtagtAGACGCTGACGCTGTGTGTCGTTGTGCAACTCAATATTTGGCTGCAACGCGGCTGTTTGCATGGCTGGTGGCCTCATCTTTGAAATTGTAATTAATGACGCTTACGGTCTTGCTGTAGATGGCAGGTGCATATATGTGGCAGGACCCTGGTGTAGCATTTACGCTGTGATCAGCATAATTCCAAATAGACATCTTCATAATGACGGCCTGCAAAGAAAAAATCAGAAACACAATAGATCAGTGAAGGAAATGTGAAAGTTTCGCCAACTATATCGAGTGATTGGTGGAAAGTCAGCAGTTAAGTGATTGATTGTGGTTCATTAGGTTGATTCTTGTGATAATGAGAGAGAGTTAGCAtatcttataatatatataatattctttataatttGGT
This genomic window contains:
- the LOC106614761 gene encoding streptococcal hemagglutinin isoform X2; the encoded protein is MRPPAMQTAALQPNIELHNDTQRQRLLQQQQQQQNVAQLQQLPLHLRQQQPQQLQLQLQYQQQPQTTPLTLLNQSSYDTTAAATAQLARNKYYFEQHEFTVDKPLNFVATTTTASSKEAVNLNVRRSSATCAAASIKLPVVDEKSRQEQLLQRQHAQPQAQRQPQGASLDCIQLLDLSTSPPHEPIYPLQGSVSAYLPQRSLADVPPPYRRASAASVAPVPTHRTSYASQYSRSSSSEDGSIGGISAAPFSNSYTRANNAHAFDDAAEHFIINFPAADSPSHNQNDCVINLPLSETEPLLTNIEATVVDKQRSIRLPKSSASLIFTKKDLLPQRTASVAPYQAANTNNNCATQQKQQQSKQTKRNQPKQQQQQHHLHQSLSLRSANEYATRKPVKHLPASYQQHQPHQQQLQQQRRSLQLNYNNNLVTTSTCCSANNNYCSNATGKGVRAPSANSGGGGGGGSKSVGAVLHKHHQPSAAINAAVPKGEEQQQQTGQINTNTAATTRKQHAYSWYAPVYTALEEELEQDSRDSSPIHNLANTKKQHLNHYQQQRSSHNSSTAADNETVALLETRNQVNIQAQLHAQANSHAHAGKDDIGISAVGGGIGVGSGIAVARNAKYETKNSGLARRKNGGGPQAPSTLPLSNAHNAVMQAEMSGGESGYTEQTTVPMNGFESDVGLANSLSGTLPPRRRLENFLKSLVGRKSSNARSNSGNSINGGNVDVMNYRAENIVSEQPMPSSPEIKITRTPSEQNMVLLRDTTQRGRQYKQQLAAAQEQRKSDCAGDKVAVNGAMQGSTSSLNVVQQKLWNIMRREGSAASLYHEKSHSIVQYRGLRKCETVLALTRQTNSLCSPIFGGSAAAHVGASGRNNGSGSNGGGGVARHNSCSAGGGGGACGSSNGMRRTHTTGSGIFSASGVEQIRPLNRLRNSVTSINAAATCSRCSSLLSLAASGSRYSLNVAANAGIAGAFAPATATQMPTSASQQQLQALAATLDYKPPPHSSQQHQQQRERKISNVSSSQLNSSNYIVLSSNRNADTTVVEHNAGGSGAGNSSSGNCSRKSSADAPSTHSASSITPPSNMTTATLTSSITSPHASTPTTPVAAATACASVAACVIAPDTLVITPTANAPQAPLAMSPYTANTSNSNSNTSGILVDLPSSPTSPTSVASSAGTPCTSASCSSATTPAPTYALPPTSQTYPFTITSLLAMSKTTMARDASGRCTGVADDDDAALTIKISSAGKCTTDVFDGRHYVVPAAVPLKRFEPFTCKLCLVDVETKEEATTLQQCGCEFCTEF
- the LOC106614761 gene encoding platelet binding protein GspB isoform X1, translated to MRPPAMQTAALQPNIELHNDTQRQRLLQQQQQQQNVAQLQQLPLHLRQQQPQQLQLQLQYQQQPQTTPLTLLNQSSYDTTAAATAQLARNKYYFEQHEFTVDKPLNFVATTTTASSKEAVNLNVRRSSATCAAASIKLPVVDEKSRQEQLLQRQHAQPQAQRQPQGASLDCIQLLDLSTSPPHEPIYPLQGSVSAYLPQRSLADVPPPYRRASAASVAPVPTHRTSYASQYSRSSSSEDGSIGGISAAPFSNSYTRANNAHAFDDAAEHFIINFPAADSPSHNQNDCVINLPLSETEPLLTNIEATVVDKQRSIRLPKSSASLIFTKKDLLPQRTASVAPYQAANTNNNCATQQKQQQSKQTKRNQPKQQQQQHHLHQSLSLRSANEYATRKPVKHLPASYQQHQPHQQQLQQQRRSLQLNYNNNLVTTSTCCSANNNYCSNATGKGVRAPSANSGGGGGGGSKSVGAVLHKHHQPSAAINAAVPKGEEQQQQTGQINTNTAATTRKQHAYSWYAPVYTALEEELEQDSRDSSPIHNLANTKKQHLNHYQQQRSSHNSSTAADNETVALLETRNQVNIQAQLHAQANSHAHAGKDDIGISAVGGGIGVGSGIAVARNAKYETKNSGLARRKNGGGPQAPSTLPLSNAHNAVMQAEMSGGESGYTEQTTVPMNGFESDVGLANSLSGTLPPRRRLENFLKSLVGRKSSNARSNSGNSINGGNVDVMNYRAENIVSEQPMPSSPEIKITRTPSEQNMVLLRDTTQRGRQYKQQLAAAQEQRKSDCAGDKVAVNGAMQGSTSSLNVVQQKLWNIMRREGSAASLYHEKSHSIVQYRGLRKCETVLALTRQTNSLCSPIFGGSAAAHVGASGRNNGSGSNGGGGVARHNSCSAGGGGGACGSSNGMRRTHTTGSGIFSASGVEQIRPLNRLRNSVTSINAAATCSRCSSLLSLAASGSRYSLNVAANAGIAGAFAPATATQMPTSASQQQLQALAATLDYKPPPHSSQQHQQQRERKISNVSSSQLNSSNYIVLSSNRNADTTVVEHNAGGSGAGNSSSGNCSRKSSADAPSTHSASSITPPSNMTTATLTSSITSPHASTPTTPVAAATACASVAACVIAPDTLVITPTANAPQAPLAMSPYTANTSNSNSNTSGILVDLPSSPTSPTSVASSAGTPCTSASCSSATTPAPTYALPPTSQTYPFTITSLLAMSKTTMARDASGRCTGVADDDDAALTIKISSAGKCTTDVFDGRHYVVPAAVPLKRFEPFTCKLCLVDVETKEEATTLQQCGCEFCTECMKAYVDFEITEGAYEISCPDAQCPAQGIMTLPEIANLTTTNLMKKHHRYRLNKEIEMDKTRTWCPRAGCETVCLVGVGPHSDATPSTSTGGGSGGAHTATFTDCQGAQQSLCAVQCPSCKDEFCSACKKAWHPNMTCEENSRRLVADGQDDIGIPFDNDLIKCCPMCAVPIEKDEGCAQMMCKRCKHVFCWYCLASLDDDFLLRHYDRGPCKNKLGHSRASVVWHRAQVIGIFAGFGILLLVASPLLLLAAPCIICCKCRSCSGARIDEGDAELDEATALQSL